The following proteins are co-located in the bacterium genome:
- a CDS encoding transposase, protein MYHIISRGIGRMTIFHNEKDWIKFIQFTERVMEKYNWICHAYCLMGTHYHLLLETPDANMIPGMKQLNQFYSQFYNWKYQRVGPVLQGRYKAWLVEREGKFLDNSRYIVNNPVEAKMVQHPSEWPWSSYRATRGIEKAPKYLESKFLLRHFSLSRKKAQKMYEDFVLAGIGMESPLLEAKNQIFLGSDSFIAEAMQHVNGNDELNNVPKVQKHANRISLENIFNETKSNSKAHRNHLILRAHDIHAYTQREIGEHLGLHPGYISNIVLKFRKD, encoded by the coding sequence ATGTATCATATCATAAGCCGAGGAATCGGCCGAATGACGATCTTCCATAACGAGAAGGACTGGATCAAGTTCATCCAGTTTACGGAACGAGTCATGGAAAAATACAACTGGATCTGCCATGCCTATTGCCTCATGGGCACCCACTACCACCTCCTTTTGGAAACTCCCGATGCCAACATGATCCCCGGGATGAAACAGCTTAACCAGTTTTACAGCCAATTCTATAACTGGAAATACCAACGTGTAGGACCGGTACTGCAAGGACGGTATAAGGCCTGGCTCGTGGAAAGGGAGGGAAAATTCCTCGATAATTCCCGTTACATCGTCAATAATCCAGTGGAAGCGAAGATGGTTCAGCACCCTTCCGAGTGGCCATGGAGCAGTTACAGAGCTACTCGCGGAATAGAAAAAGCCCCTAAGTACCTTGAATCAAAATTTCTCCTGAGACATTTTAGTTTGTCTCGAAAAAAAGCTCAAAAGATGTATGAGGATTTTGTTCTGGCGGGCATTGGAATGGAGTCCCCGTTACTGGAGGCCAAAAATCAGATCTTCCTGGGATCCGATTCCTTCATCGCTGAGGCAATGCAGCATGTTAATGGAAACGACGAACTTAATAACGTCCCCAAGGTCCAAAAACATGCGAACAGAATTTCGCTAGAGAACATATTTAATGAAACAAAGAGCAACTCCAAAGCACATCGAAACCATCTTATTCTGCGAGCTCATGACATCCACGCCTATACACAGCGTGAGATTGGAGAACATCTGGGACTACATCCAGGTTATATCTCAAACATTGTCCTGAAATTTAGAAAAGATTGA
- a CDS encoding DUF3373 family protein gives MKKLTAIMLIALLAVPFSAFALTDAEVETEITNMKQRLEDLSKDNEKLTRRLKDSRSPITISGDYQFRMDSIEGDVPLYYQFNPAEIMTPIAAGGYTVKNSDLWTNRFGLNINARATEDISVKARLVMYKVWGHQSADTVLGPYFADRYSMFDGNTSHVPQDSVVRVDTAFASWSGIGDSPVWFSVGRRPSTGGIPTNLRHNMEKTGASGTPGILVDYAFDGLVLGIAPDIDALPGAYAKLCYGKGFDSGYQVDGSSPLKDVKMIGLDVAAYETEALRIEFQYNRALDIFAQPETTVDNVNLGNIDQFGAVVTGKAGNINWFASAAMSKTDPNDNLYMGMAGLLYDNPMMGGEKKSKTGNAVYVGARYDMDDLGLKFGAEYNQGSEDWLTFTPAADDMLTSKLGVRGNVTEFYIIKDLKQEPVFRRGRAFFKLGYQDYTFDYTGSSNWVGAPKDMDDINNPMLAQMMVPIETASNLYLTYNVEF, from the coding sequence ATGAAAAAGCTGACCGCAATAATGCTGATCGCTCTGCTCGCAGTCCCGTTCTCGGCCTTTGCACTCACGGACGCCGAGGTCGAAACTGAGATCACGAACATGAAGCAGCGCCTGGAAGACCTTTCCAAGGACAATGAGAAGCTGACCAGGAGGCTCAAGGACTCCCGCTCCCCCATCACTATCAGTGGTGACTACCAGTTCCGCATGGACTCTATCGAAGGGGATGTCCCCCTTTACTATCAGTTCAATCCGGCTGAGATAATGACTCCCATTGCCGCAGGAGGATACACAGTAAAGAACAGCGATCTGTGGACCAACCGCTTCGGTCTGAACATAAACGCCCGTGCCACTGAGGATATTAGCGTCAAGGCCCGCCTGGTGATGTACAAGGTCTGGGGCCACCAGTCCGCTGATACGGTCCTCGGCCCATACTTCGCGGACCGGTATAGCATGTTCGACGGCAACACCTCCCACGTTCCCCAGGACAGCGTGGTCAGAGTGGACACCGCCTTCGCGTCGTGGAGCGGCATCGGCGACTCTCCCGTATGGTTTTCAGTAGGACGCAGGCCCTCCACAGGCGGTATTCCCACCAACCTGAGGCACAATATGGAAAAAACAGGCGCTTCCGGCACTCCCGGTATCCTGGTGGACTACGCCTTTGACGGCCTGGTCCTGGGAATTGCCCCCGATATCGATGCACTGCCTGGCGCCTATGCCAAGCTGTGCTACGGTAAAGGGTTCGACAGCGGCTACCAGGTCGATGGTAGTTCCCCCCTCAAGGATGTAAAAATGATCGGCCTGGATGTGGCTGCCTACGAAACGGAGGCGCTGCGCATAGAGTTTCAGTACAACAGGGCACTGGACATCTTCGCCCAGCCCGAGACGACAGTGGACAACGTGAATTTAGGCAACATCGACCAGTTCGGTGCCGTGGTTACCGGCAAGGCCGGAAACATCAACTGGTTCGCCTCGGCGGCTATGAGCAAGACTGACCCCAACGATAACCTTTACATGGGCATGGCCGGCCTGCTGTACGATAACCCCATGATGGGCGGCGAAAAGAAATCCAAGACAGGCAACGCCGTCTACGTAGGCGCCAGATATGACATGGACGACCTCGGTCTGAAGTTTGGTGCCGAGTACAATCAGGGTTCGGAAGATTGGCTCACTTTTACCCCCGCAGCTGATGACATGCTCACCAGCAAGCTCGGCGTACGCGGTAACGTCACCGAGTTCTATATCATCAAGGACCTGAAGCAGGAGCCGGTGTTTCGCAGGGGCAGGGCCTTTTTCAAGCTGGGTTACCAGGATTACACCTTCGATTACACCGGAAGCAGCAACTGGGTTGGCGCTCCCAAGGACATGGATGACATCAACAACCCCATGTTAGCCCAGATGATGGTTCCCATCGAAACGGCCAGCAACCTGTATCTTACCTATAACGTGGAGTTTTAA
- a CDS encoding sigma 54-interacting transcriptional regulator, with protein sequence MKQNLPLSFIELLFDKLDPDRFMALFLEALTSAQKVERGSIWIRKGDGYVCVEASGDEADKVKGFILSRSQKSIVGAVIESGRMTIAEPDKDRRHFKEVDRRLDTKNSLILCFPLHARDDTVYGAVQILDTTAGGFRMNLDPEYLELLQGLVAIGSIALSTVLELAEQFEQNVDIKKVKDRMLAEPLMIGQSQEFLKVLDLAKVYSSNQFPVMITGESGTGKELLAREIHRLSPRKNRPFLTQNCSAIPENLLESELFGYKKGAFTGADKDKLGLFEASDGGTVFLDEIGDMALGLQAKILRVLQSSEVKPLGSTTARKVDVRIISATNKNLVESIKKGGFRKDLYYRLNVLPLEVPPVRKRRDDIPLLLTHFMAHYTNGPNMPIRTFSPEAMEVLVKQLWPGNIREIENLAKYLLTVTEGNVEVTDLPPPYNAEPKKGQGIPPAQPHDETDILPSTPPPAPGAGASMDEMERKYMLSVLEMTKWNVAAAARHAGIKRTTFNSRMKKHGISKKG encoded by the coding sequence ATGAAGCAGAACCTGCCCCTTTCCTTCATTGAGCTTCTTTTCGACAAGCTGGATCCGGACCGGTTCATGGCCCTTTTTCTGGAGGCGCTCACCAGCGCCCAGAAGGTGGAGCGGGGGTCCATCTGGATCCGCAAGGGGGATGGTTACGTCTGCGTCGAGGCGAGCGGGGATGAGGCCGACAAGGTCAAAGGGTTCATTTTAAGCCGCTCCCAAAAGAGCATCGTGGGCGCCGTCATCGAAAGCGGCCGCATGACCATTGCCGAGCCGGACAAGGATCGGCGGCACTTCAAAGAGGTGGACCGCAGGCTCGACACCAAGAACAGCCTCATCCTGTGTTTTCCGCTCCATGCAAGGGACGATACCGTCTACGGGGCGGTGCAGATCCTGGACACCACGGCGGGCGGTTTCCGGATGAACCTCGACCCGGAGTACCTGGAACTTCTCCAAGGTCTCGTTGCTATCGGAAGTATTGCGCTCAGCACTGTCCTGGAACTTGCCGAGCAGTTCGAGCAGAATGTGGACATAAAGAAAGTGAAAGACCGGATGCTTGCCGAGCCTCTCATGATCGGTCAGAGTCAAGAGTTCCTCAAGGTCTTGGACCTTGCCAAAGTCTACTCCAGCAACCAGTTTCCCGTTATGATCACCGGCGAGAGCGGCACCGGAAAGGAGCTTCTGGCCAGGGAGATCCACAGGCTCAGCCCCCGTAAGAACAGGCCCTTCCTTACCCAGAATTGCAGCGCCATCCCCGAGAACCTCCTGGAAAGTGAGCTGTTCGGCTACAAGAAAGGAGCCTTTACCGGTGCTGACAAGGACAAGCTGGGGCTTTTCGAAGCGTCGGACGGCGGGACCGTCTTCCTCGACGAGATCGGGGACATGGCCCTGGGCCTACAGGCCAAGATCCTGAGGGTGCTGCAAAGCAGTGAGGTCAAGCCCCTGGGAAGCACCACCGCCCGGAAGGTGGACGTCCGTATTATCTCGGCCACCAACAAGAACCTGGTTGAAAGCATTAAAAAAGGAGGCTTTCGCAAGGACCTCTATTACCGCCTCAACGTCCTGCCCCTGGAGGTCCCCCCTGTAAGGAAGAGAAGGGACGACATCCCCCTCCTGCTCACCCACTTCATGGCTCACTACACCAACGGGCCGAACATGCCAATTAGAACTTTCAGCCCTGAGGCAATGGAGGTGCTGGTTAAGCAGTTGTGGCCGGGAAATATTCGGGAGATCGAGAACCTTGCCAAATACCTCCTTACGGTTACCGAGGGTAATGTGGAGGTTACCGACCTGCCGCCACCCTATAACGCGGAACCAAAAAAGGGTCAAGGCATACCTCCAGCACAGCCCCATGACGAAACGGATATCCTGCCTTCCACCCCGCCCCCTGCACCAGGTGCCGGAGCCTCAATGGACGAGATGGAGCGAAAATATATGCTCTCTGTTCTCGAGATGACGAAGTGGAACGTCGCCGCCGCGGCCCGTCATGCCGGGATCAAGAGAACGACCTTCAACTCGAGGATGAAGAAGCACGGGATCAGTAAGAAGGGATAA
- a CDS encoding thermonuclease family protein gives MKIRLFFAITAITLCLGVMAVQAAVTRSFTGEVVGVLDGDTIEVMRRGVAVRVRLDGIDCPERKQAFGARTKQFTSKLSFAEKVTVIDKGKDRYGRTIGEVILPDGTSLNKRLVAEGYAWWYSRYSDDEELRNLQAEAREAKKGLWVDPKVIPPWIFRMGGVSPKEDHSVEVLLDRSDVVFLTASGGKYHRDGCRYLSESSFPVTLGEAKGRGYEPCGVCKQ, from the coding sequence ATGAAGATTAGACTTTTCTTCGCAATCACAGCAATCACCCTCTGCCTGGGTGTAATGGCGGTACAGGCGGCTGTCACGCGGTCCTTCACCGGCGAAGTGGTGGGTGTCCTGGACGGGGACACTATCGAGGTCATGCGCCGCGGCGTGGCGGTGCGGGTCCGGCTGGACGGTATCGACTGCCCGGAGCGAAAGCAGGCCTTCGGCGCCCGTACGAAGCAGTTCACGTCGAAGCTGTCCTTTGCTGAGAAGGTCACGGTCATCGACAAGGGGAAAGACCGCTACGGGCGGACCATCGGCGAGGTCATCCTGCCCGACGGCACGAGCCTGAACAAAAGGCTTGTTGCCGAAGGCTACGCCTGGTGGTACTCCAGGTATTCCGATGACGAGGAACTGAGAAACCTTCAGGCCGAGGCCCGGGAAGCGAAGAAAGGCCTGTGGGTGGACCCGAAGGTCATCCCGCCCTGGATCTTCCGCATGGGCGGTGTATCGCCAAAAGAGGATCACTCTGTGGAGGTGCTCCTGGACAGGTCGGACGTAGTCTTCCTCACTGCCAGCGGGGGGAAGTACCACCGGGACGGGTGCCGGTACCTGAGTGAGAGCAGCTTCCCTGTGACGCTCGGTGAGGCGAAGGGGCGGGGGTACGAACCGTGTGGAGTGTGTAAACAGTGA
- a CDS encoding transposase has translation MRRSTLLKIRSVGRKYADAIGSWQKRAHFSDEVSYVGEMIQEDATRILELRDKIRDLDDRIAEVAEGSREAVIMSSIPGFGSTSTAELAGEIGTVERLDSESSLALYLGMASLDNSSGKRKGSKSSKMVNTRAKMAMMAAVDSHRKCVPESKRYYEKKRAEGKKHNQAVRALGRHLCRTIFKMLKENREYEIRD, from the coding sequence TTGCGCCGGTCCACCCTGCTGAAGATCCGCTCGGTGGGGAGGAAGTATGCTGACGCGATCGGGTCCTGGCAGAAACGGGCCCACTTCAGCGATGAGGTCTCCTACGTGGGTGAGATGATCCAGGAGGACGCTACCCGCATCCTGGAGCTTCGTGACAAGATCAGGGATCTCGATGACCGGATCGCGGAGGTCGCGGAAGGTTCCCGCGAGGCTGTGATCATGTCGTCGATCCCCGGTTTTGGTTCCACCAGCACTGCCGAACTGGCCGGGGAGATCGGAACTGTAGAGCGGCTCGATAGTGAGTCCAGCCTGGCCCTTTACCTGGGCATGGCCAGCCTGGATAACAGCTCTGGTAAGAGGAAGGGATCCAAGTCATCGAAGATGGTCAATACCAGAGCCAAGATGGCAATGATGGCTGCTGTGGACAGCCACAGGAAATGTGTTCCCGAGTCAAAACGATACTATGAAAAGAAACGCGCCGAAGGCAAGAAACACAACCAGGCGGTCCGTGCCCTGGGACGGCACCTGTGTCGGACCATCTTCAAGATGCTCAAGGAGAACAGGGAATACGAAATCAGGGATTAG